TTATTTGCAAGTTATCATCGTTGATTGTGTTCCTTTGTGTCGTGagtataatcaaattaatataattaggAATGCAAGTTATCATGtttgtataataataaaattagggGCGAGCGTctaatttctttaataaaattaatttgacaatcaaattgaattgaatgaatttaCATATAATCAAATTATATCGAAaccaaaatttaacaaacaataatttatagaaatagctaaactgaatcaaaatacctgattttatccaaaataatgaatattaaacAAATTTAGTTGgcatttaaggaatattagcaAGATCTGATGCATAATTAACCCAAGGGTTTTAATAGTGACaatttaaaaaagaagttaaaatgTAGTAAcatttttgtaaacaaaatcatATACTTTGGTTTATTCGATTTAAAATCCAAATAGTAGTGTTAAAACTGAATTGTAAATCAAAAATTACTTTTCTAATATGCCAAAACATAACTGAACAGAATTTAGTAAGAAACGTAACAAAATCACAAGTGAAttatacattatatttatatatgtgcaGTCTTGACATCAACTTTTTTGAGTCTtgtcaaaatgatttttttgataaaaaaaaatttacgaAATAGTTTAGATAAGTCAtcccttatatttttattctatgaagcttcttatttaataaatattttctttttttttttttggcctttaTTCGAACTTTCAAAGTTATAAATacctaataaataaaaaatctggGGAaagaaaaacctatttttttttttcccctttccgtggtaacgcccaagattttccCTTGGCGGTGGGTAAACGACGATCATTTTTAGCAGAGAAGTCTCCGACTATTCACTtcaaagctctctctctctctctctctcagattcTCAAAAATGGACGAAGAACTGTTGGAATTGCAGCGACAATTCGAGTTCGCTCAACAAGCCAAGTCCAGCCTCCGTTTGTCCGAACGCAACGTGGTTGAATTGGTCCGAAAGCTCCAAGAACTTCAAATCCTCGATTCCAATCTCCTCCACACTGCCTCCGGCAAAGAATACATCACTCCCGTACCTCTCCTTCTCCCTTATCTAGTCTATGTAAGCAcgataattcatttttttcctcttcACATGAATGTGATGATTCCGTTGTTACTGTAGGAGCAATTGAGGCTTGAAATCGTAGCCGAGATCACGAAATTAGGGCGTGTTTCGCTGATTGATCTCGCCGACACCACCGGCGTAGATTTGTATCATGTGGAGAAACAAGCTCATCATGTAGTGTCCAATGACTCCTCGCTTATGTTAATTAACGGCGAAGTGATCTCCAACTCGTATTGGGACGACGTTGCTGAGGAAATCAATGAGCGGCTTcaagagtgcagtcaaattgcACTGGCTGAACTCGCTGCGCAGTTGCAAGTTGGGTCTGAGTTGATCGCGACTGTATTGGAGCCCCGGATTGGCACTTTGGTAACGTAATTGTATCACTTTGTACCTGAATTGTGGTTTATCTTCATGGAGAATATAAATGGGGAAGTCATTTTCAATGTATTGTGGTTAGGTTAAAGGTAGGCTTGAAGGCGGGCAATTGTTCACTCCTGCTTATGTTGCGCGTGTTAATGCTATGGTTCGTGGTGCTGCAAGGGGTATTACTGTTCCAATGAATTTGTCGGCATTGTGGAGCTCCTTGCAGCTATTATTGCAACAAATGGATGGAGCCAGTGGTGTGGCTGTTGAAAGTTCGTTTTTCCAAACATTATTCAACGGGTTGGTGAAGGATGGCGAGATACTTGGATCACTTCGTGCAGGAGTTCACTGGACACCAGCGGTATGTGATAGGGTTTCTCATATCTATCCATTCAGTTTATCATGTATGAATCGTGATATTCATTATGATTCTTCTTCGTTCTCATTATTATCTCTACAATAGGTATTTGCAATCGCTCAAAAGGAATCTGTAGATTCTTTCTTTGCACAGGTTTGAAGCTATACTTTTCCATTTctcatgtttttcattttgagctATCTATATGAATCAGTTGGAGTCCATTTTATTGTAATCCAATAACACATTAATTACCTGAGGGAATCCTGTTTTTTGGTTGCGTACTGATTGGGTTTTAATCTATTTACTaggaattttataatatttgaatgtccatttttgtcgctaaaattgATATAGGCACCACAATCTCTTTCTTAACTATCCTGTTAAATATAATTCTGCAAGGATGATGGTAATAGAGGTCAACCTGGTCTTGCACCTAGACGAATAGGTTTGAATATATGAGGTAGGTTGGTGTACCTTGCAAGTTAAGGGCATGCAATTAGTTCCTGTTTGGCATtgctataaaatttattatttccgCAACAATTGCTTTTGTACAGAAATGCTTTTGCCAGAATAATTTTGATTAACTGGAGGGGTGGCTTGTGCTATGCATGTGCaagtaaaaaatagaatatCTCGAATGAAGGCTCACCTTCAAGGGGTGGCACTTGATCATTACAGTTCagtatttgtttgtttttaggCAAATTTTAAATGAACATGAGAACAAGAGTAACTGTAAGGTCACTTGTGCTCCATTTTGATCTAGAGGTCATAGGTTCAAGTCCATAAACAACTTGTTTGGTTGTGTTGTTTTTTTAAGCAAAATGTATAAAAGGTCattttaggaaataaaaatTCTAGCAGGGTTCCATAACACCAAATCTGGTGTTTGCTTGTCTAATAGAATAGATttggtaataattatattttctgcTTTTGCTTCTCCTTGGTAGAAACTCAAAATTCCTGTTTCTCTTTTGTGACATCAAAATAGCTTTTATGTCATACAAAAGCACTTCTATGTCATATAAAAGTGAAGATGAACACTTTTATCTACTCAAAAGCACTTTTTGCCAACCCACAGCATTACCAAAAAGGCCATTAATCTTTGCTTGAcgagaataggaaaggaaattgacttttaaactttttatctAGTGGTTTGCGTGGAAGGAGGATGATAGCATctggcaaacttgagcttcttGTAACTGGCATTATTTGTTTGATTtcactgtgtgtgtgtgtgtaaaagcTTATCACCCTGTTTAGACTTTTGTTTAGCATATTTATGTAGCTAAGGAATTGGAGAAGCTGCTGCAAGTtcatgttttctattttttgtttcttttgggtTCAAAATGCAGAATTCTTTTATCAGTTATGATTTTCTGCACAAACTTGGAATTCCTCAGCCCCTTCAGTATCTACAGGTATTTTGATGCCATTACAATGTTGTCATTTGCTCCTGCAGTGAAGTTTCTGAGGTTACCAAATCTAAATATGATTACTTTAAGGCTGTTTCTCTAGTTTTTATCTAACCAAATCTTTTGTCACTTACTCCATTATAGTCCAAATATCCTGAAGGTATTCCTTTGGATTCTATATTTGTTCATCCATCAACAACTGAGATGTTGGATGCTGCTGTCGAGGATGCCATAGAACGGAATAGCTGGTAAGGGATTGACTTTAGCAAGGCTTATTCTGGGTTTTTAAATTTCCTCTTATCTCTTTGGTTATTTATTTATGCGTCTGGATACTTGTCTCATAGTTCTTTAGATGCCATTTCTGGAAGATGTCCCCACAACTAGTGGCCAAAAGAAATGTATTATGGTTATTGTAGATGGTTTTCTGTTCAATAGGATGCATGTCAAGATATccataaaattatttgaagtgcTTCAGATATTTTGTGGTAACAACGCACTAGATAGCACAGGGcctatatataggtatatatattgtaatttaaaaagaaCAGGAAAGACCATATGATTAACGATTCTTTTGATCATGTTAagttatttatttcattaaggGACATAACAGTCCAAGGAATAACGACTGGGAATAGTGGGCTAGTTTCTCttcaagaatttttaattaagtagTTAATTGAAGACTGCTGACTGCCTATTCAGGAGCTTGTGAAGTCAAGActcaaaattttctcttattcattcaACAATGAATTTCATTATGTATTTCACTGTTAAGCATGTTATTATTTGGGCCACCATGTTTTGCTTTTGCAGGTTGCAACTAGATTGGCATTTGGGCTTGGGAGTTACTATATGCAATTATAGTCTTTCTTATCATGTTGGAACCAGTCAAAGCAAGCCAATATGTTTTTCCCTCCATTTATTGGTAGatataagaaatataaaaataggcATCCACACAGTCGTAGATACGTGTTAACCCATCATTTTTATACAGGTCTTTTATAagttggcattttttttttttcctaagcCTCAAAATCATGAATCAGGGCTCAGGGAGTTCAAAATGGTGTGGACCTTTGGTTCTTGATAGTGGATAGTGCAAACCCCTAGATCCCAATCTTTTCTTGTGCCAGGGTCACCCCTATAAGGCACTTGTGttttttatatgtgtgtgtatatatatattgttgttaataacaataataaaaaagggCCAGGGAGTTAAATATGTTAGTTTTGGAGCCATAAATTCTTTTTAGTGACTGGCCTATCTGTTCTTGCCTCTTTTATCTCATCTCATTTTACGCAACTTCTTTGGAAGCCATAGCATGTTAGTAGGCATCACTTCCTGACtgatttgttaaatttttcttCTCCCTGTTTGGAAAACATTATTAAGCTTGTGCATCCACAAAATGAGACTGCGATGATACAAATTTACTGAAATACTGGATGTCTGGTTAGATATGCTTAGTTGTTATGCCAAAGGCTTTCAATGAACTTTTAACCTTTTGTTATAGTACGTTATTTTTGAATACTGTCAAGACCTAGTCTTGAACCTAGGGTTTTCAGgataaaaatgagagagaagaatggaagaaagaaatggagagagaaCAGGGAGAAAGTGgggagaaaacagagagaaaattgaaagagaaatgagaaactGAATTCAATTCTTGATTGATTCTCCAAACAGATTGGTTAGCTTTATATATAGCTAACCAATCAACAATTACAAATCAGCTACAACCTGTAACTGATCCTTTGCAGAAATAATCTGTTACAACtgatatacaaaatacaattcTACAGCCTACTTAACCTACGAACTTTACAAATATCTACGGTTTAGAAGAGCTTTTCAGAGCATAGAAAGCCTAATTCATCCTCTTACAGGAGCACACTTAATAGAGTGTCCCTAGTGCATGGGACTCCACACTTTTCGAGGGTTGGATTTGTACACAACCTTATGATGTAGgacaaaatagtaaatttaggaattagaattctttattttacttgttagtttatttcttatttttaattagctTCCTagtttctcttgatttcttttaataactttttatttcCTTTAGTTAGTAGAATCCTAATTAGGTTGGGATTATGTCTACAATCTTAATTAGATTGGATCTAGGAACTCTAGTTAGAGTAGATTTTATCTATTAGTTGTCTATAATTAGTCTTTGAGATTGTAATTAAAGGTAGTTTTTGATGATTGATATTGAATATCGATATTAGTTTGAGTAATCGGGATTACTTGTGTTCTTTTGTTTCGGGTTCTGCTTCACTTACCCTTGCCTTTGTTCCCTAATTTTTATGGTTCAAAAAGGACTCCTCTTTTCATCTATAGTTTGATTATGTTGTAGATAGTTTTTATagtttgcttcttctttttttttttttcccctcttttGCATGGGGCTGACCCCCTTGGGTGCTTTTCTCTATGATATTTACTTGTTGACTACAACCACCAaactttaatcccactaggtgggattggttatatatattattatttgccAATCATCTTTGTCCACATGTCATGTTTCCATGTTGTATAGGTTGGCTTCGTAATATCAACTATGTGAAGAAACACAATCATATCTATTGTGTTCATTCAACACCATCTCATTAAATTTCTATATGAAGATGGTTGGAACTTTATCTTGTCCTTCCCTCGCTAAAAGGTTGCATTAGGAAGGGAATCCAACGTAAACTTTTGCCACATTggtcttttgcatggatttgtaatGTTGATGTGACTTTTAGAAATCAATTAACATTATGAATATTATGCCACTGACCCTAACttagttaggataaggtgcatcttaatgacgatgatgatgaataataaatcatctctatccatgaaACGATGATTGTATCTCATGTTATGCATAaaaatttctctccaagtttTTGCTGCTCCTTTACCTCTTTTTATAAACTTGTACTCCCCTCAAGGGTATGTCTATTGGTCTTCATGCCCTAACTATTTTAAATGTCTGTCGCTAATTGTATCTTATGCTATGATATTTACttatcaaaagaaaacaaaagtttGGGCACTTTTCACAAGGTAATAAATGACTCTCTCCTAGTTAATAGCATTAACATTGTTTCAAGAGGTTGCCATGTGAGGTTGAGCCAACTCAGTAAATTGGGCCATCAACTCCATACTTCATACTTGTATTCTATCTAGGGCTAGAGTTTGAATTACATGGTATCCCCATTCAAACCATctgctctttctttctttgcaaTTTTTTATCACACTTCTGCTTGTTTAGATTCTAGACGATATTCTTTCATCTGTGATTTTGCCTTCCCGTGGTCTGTCATGCACTGATCTGAGGCACTACAAAATTTGTTGCTTCAGTTGGTAGAAATGAactgtttagttttttttttattctaaagaTAATCCATAATTGTGACCCCCTTCCGAAATTGAAAGTCATTTGATTCAACAAAATCTGTGGTTGGTGATGAAAATACTGTTGGATTGTATCCCATTCATTCCATTGTCAAATGCTGTCTTTTATTGGCCTTTTCATTGTGTTGTATGAAGTGGTtcttaaatgtattttaattatatttatccTAGGTGCCTTTTATCCTCATCCTGATACAATATGCTAAGCAACCTGCAGACTTCTTCTCTTCAGATGTATTTGATTTGATCACTGCAGGATTGATTCACTTTCAGTTTTGCCAGCATCCTTTGGTTCCCTAGATGCATCTAAGGTTCTTTCCCTTTGTCGATCTGTTCAAGCGGCCCTTAAGGCAAGtttcctattttatttcattattcacTGACGCATTTCAGTTTTGGCATAACAATTCACTTATATATTTAATGTTGCTTTTCAGTCTAATAAAGCAATTCTGTTAGGCGATTCATATGTTTGCAGCACGGGCTTTGTCAAGGTATTACCACTGGCATACTAATGACAGTGAACCATTCAAATTGGTTGTTGATTTTGCCAATATGCTTTCTGCTGTACATACAAGCCAATTCTAATGCATTATGTCTCGGTCATTCTTCACATGATGTAATAAATCTCTAACTGGCACAAGGATCCAGTTCCAGTTGGTCAGTTTTTAGATGGGTCTGAACTATATGGTTTGATGCTGTCATTTAGTATGTAAATTGCATGCTATAAAGGGTCTTAGTAGCTTACCTTGATTTGCTTCTTCAATTAGGCAACTTTACAGGCAtgaaacattttatgttttctcATGGTACTATCTTTATGGAAATTTTCAGCATGAGTGATTACTCTCACATgtaaataacaaatataaaagaAGTTAAGCAGTCAACAAGATATATTGTAAATGTCCTTGCATGCAAGAGTGTGTGCTTATCACTAGCAAGTGCTGATGAGGCATGTAACTCCAAAATGAGTGTTGTACCTTGGTGTATCCAACAcatctttcatttcatttagACCATTGCCTACAATCTCAAGGCTAATTCTCAATTGCTATGTTTAATCTCTAGTAACTGGTAGAGTGAAAAGCTAAATTTAAGATTCCGTGTAGATTTCTGTTTAGAGTTTTTAGCTAAAGCTGTTTTGGATCCAATACAGTGTAACTCTTATTAAGCATCTTTCTGATCCATTTAAATCTGATTCTCACAAGTGTTTTTCTTTAACTTGTGGTAGGATTTGTTTGATCGCatggagaaggagatggaaaCCTTTTGTTTTTCTGGGTCGCCTGGTAGTAGGTTTGATGATCCACATTCAACCAAAGAAGCTAATGCTGGAAATGAATTAGGTAGCAGCTTACTTGAGTTCAATGAAGCTGGTAAAGAGAGCAGTGTTAATATACAAGGATTTGAGAAAgggacaaaaaagaaaaaaggaaaatcagTAGGCAGTGCGAAGACAGGGAATGCTGAAACTGGTGCAGAAGACAAAGAGCCAGTTCCTGCTAAATCTAGAAAGAACCAGAGAAAAGGCAAGGATACATTTTCTTTGCAAGTGTTGGATGCGAAGTCAGGTGCTAAGAAAGAATTGGATaagatgaaagaagaaaacCCCAGCCTCTCAGAAGAACGACTAATACAGAAGATCTTGTCAGAGGTCCCTGAGTTTGAAGAACAAGGTTCATGAAGTTACTCATTATTTTTTCAGTTGATCCGGTATCTACTTTGTATCTTGTTCTGACAGATTCAATGGTTTTAACTCTTTAGATGATCCAGAAACCATTCTTAGACCTTTGGTGAATCATTTGAGACCAATGCTACTGAATTCAtggaaggagaggaagaaggcaGCATTCACAGAAAATGCTCAGGGAATGAAGCGTGTAATTGATAATTTACAGAGAAAAATTGATGAGGTGAGCACAATTTTGAAATCATTATATGTTATTCTTTTCTGACAATAACTTACTTTTTAGCCCAGttaaaattccaaaaacatGTCTAGATGTTATTGTACATCCTAAATTTGGCACTTGTATAATACCATCTCAACATTTCTGTGGTTTCAGGCTTTCTTGAACATGCAGCTGTATGAAAAAGCGCTAGATTTATTTGAAGATGACCAGTCAACCTCAGTATGTTTTCTGTTAAACTTCTACTGTATAATAGTTTGCTATGGATGATACAAATAACTGGAGTTTTTACATGTTGCACAGGTTATTTTACACAGACATTTGTTAAGAACTACAGCAACCTTTATTGCAGACAGTGTCTTACTTAACCTGGTAGGAGTTATGCACTGTACTATTGCTAGGTTTACTTCTTTTATTGTCTACTGTACTAAATCCATGATAAGATATACGAGAGATGTTATATTACACTTTCTATTCCCCCCCGTGCAGGATATACACAACAAGCTAAAAAATGGAATTGAAGTTGAAGAATCTCAAAAATCAGAATCCACGTTACTTAGTTCTGGAGAAAGAATATCTCATGTATGTATATCGGTTACCTAATgaacctctgtttcttttttaataatttcagttgtatttttttttttccttcacagGCAAAGAGTCTCCCAGGGCCTCTTTCAGTTAAGGCTGTTGCATTAGTTGAAAGTTTGGAAGGGAAGGTTAGTGCCtgtttgttggaaaaattagtTCAGTCCCATGTCTCATTTTGCAAGGTTGCTACTTATTTGTAGTGTATATCATCATAAACTTGTATCTGTTAGTTAATTGTTGAactttttgataattatttaataaaaattccatttttttgtcctcatttttccttttattctaTGTTGTGCTGACATTATTTTTCCCCAGGGCTCAGGATCTTCTCTTTGGATGTAAGAGTAGTCATTTGTCTAGATTTACAATGATGTAAAAATGAACATCAGACACAAAAATTCCAGCAATTCAACTCAGGGGCCTACCACTAACTAAGAAGAAAGCAGCCGATATTCCCAAGTCATCAGGTCCCGTTATAGTGGCAAAGTCCTAAAACATTAAGTCATAATGCCCAGGAAAGTATCAGACTGTTTCCTAAAGTTCTTGCCATTGAATTTAGATTCTTAAGTTGCAGAACCACATCCTGAATGTTGACCAAAGCAAAGTCCTGTCCAAAATAATATGTAATCTCCATCATGAACCAATATAAAAAGCATGGAATTTTAATATATTCTAGCCTTTTGTCATGAACCTCTCTTCTCTAGAGAACCATTGTTCCATATGACTTCAATTTCCTTACCTATTAGCAAATGTAATAAGATGGGACATCAATATATAAAGTATGAATGTAGCATTAagttttaatcttttattatttcaattattctTGAAGAGTATGACATTAATGATCTTTAGGAAAGCCATGATTCACAAATGTAGAGTAGCGGCTGGAAAACCTTAAGTCATATGGGGTAGTACAGGGATTGAAtaaatatacttatatatatatgtatatatacataatatgtacGTCCTTTTCTTTTGATAAGTGAGGATGAAtccaaacataaatatatttaaaagttgTGTTTGTTCAAGCAAAGAGTTTCTCAATCAACCATAGTTAGGTAACTGTGAAGATGTGCTGGAAATAGTTCTGTCCTAGGGAGACAACATATTAAATTATGTTCAATTTGAGGGGATTCTTTTTCATATGAAGTTAGTGCATGTACTGATTCCAGGATTCTAGCAGAGCTATCAGAAAGGTTGGGGACTCTCCACAAGCATGCATCTGACATTGTGAGTGCCAGTGCTGCTGAGAGGGGTTCTTTGGTTCAAGTCAAGGGCCATTTTGTGGGGGGTCCTCCAAACCTATGTTTCTGACTATGTTTAAAATCGCAGTGGATAAAAGGTGCCTAGTCTAGATTTCCATTTTGGTGGGTTCTTCCAAAGTAGAGCTAATTGTTGCCTTCCTAGATTCACCACACAGCTGTTGAGTTGGAAGAGGATTTCAGGGGCATATACAAGAAGGGTTGAAATTTTGTTCCTACACATGGTGCTGATAGGCATAACATAGTTTTTCTGAGCACCCAATTTGGTCTTACTAAAATCCTTCCCAAGGTGGCCTTTCTGGCAGCAACCTTCAGGAAGATAATTTTCCTGGAAATTCGGCACCCTTGTGgaagataaaagaaatgataaatgtTTGCTGTACACTTTATGCTGGGTAGAGttgcccatttttcttttcagtGGCCGTGGATTTGATAGCTTCTTGATTTAAGTTTTAAGGGAGGAGGTATTAGAATAGTAATTGAATTCTTGGCTTCTATTGCTATCATTCTAACTTTCTTCTTTCTACAATGATTTCTCATTTTTCgttttttataaaacaaattcCCAACCCAAGGGGGGCTTCTGCTTTGGATGATTACAGGTTCTGTATTGTTGCCTTTTTTTAGTGGTTCCATTATCTactaagacaaaaaaaaaaaaaaaaaaatggaaccCCTAAGTTTCAGTTtttcattgatgtttgtggaaGAATATAATCTTCACTGATATCTCTGATAATGCATAAAATTTTGGGTCTTGAGGCTATGGTACTAACCTTATTAGTTTTTGGTGTATATTGCAGCGGGTGGAAACATTTACAACTGCACTGAGAGCGGTAGCAGAGGAAAGGTACGGAGGgtttttattttccatatttgtcttataaaaatatttgtatccACATGGCACCAAGCATGGGTCTGATGGTTTGGCTATATCTGCAGTGGGTTAACTTTGAAAAAACTTGACAAGAAATTGGAAAGAACTCTTCTGCACTCATATCGCAAGGTATGCCTGTTGTCTGTTGTCAGATCTTAAGGATCTGATGAGAATTCTCGAGAGAATTCTGTAGAACAGGGGTAGAGAGAAAGAATGAtcgagggggagagagagagagttgagagaaaattggagggagaaattCAGAATTGAATTAATGAATCTTCTCATGCCTTCCAAGGGTGAGATCAGTTTATATTTATACTGATTTTCTGAAGTCACATGGGAATCCTTTCCCGCTCAAAGTCATAACTGCCAAAGTACAATTACACATAGCATGCTCTAAATACAAGGCATATCAGCCTATAACTACCTCCCTTATTCACATGTACAGTGCGTTAAGCAGGCACATGACATCTGTATctatctctttatttctttctgttCTCCTGCTCCCTTTTTTGCTTCTCACTTGCTTAGGTTATAAGGTAGAGAAACAGATTAATATCTTCTGGCTTAGGTTATGACCATGCCCTTATGTCAAATAGGCAGTTCTTGTTTTGACCTTTAGGTTGAGCATTACGGAATTGATCCTTGGATGCCTTAAGGCCCTTAGCAATATCTGATATGTTCAATGGTTTGAATCCACATTGGTTACTTGACATAATTTTTTGGAACCTGGGGTGCAATCATTTCcaacaaatttagaatttagaacAATGAAATTATTACAACCCTCCCCGACCCTTGCAAAGTAGAGATCCTTGTGCACCATGGACACCCCTTTGGTGGCATTTTTCCTATTTATCTTATTGTAAGTAAAAGTTGAGCTAGGCTGAAGGCATTGTTTATTTCCATTCTTTATGTCAAGGTGATAATAATGTAGATAGACATGTTATCCTGAATCTCTTGATAATCCAGATATGATtggttttatttctttctttcctttttggtttAGGACTTGATAACACAAATTTCTGCTGAAACTGATCCAGTCACACTTCTGCCAAAAGTTGTATCCCTTATTTATATGCAGGTCAGACAATTTATTGCTTCTGAAGCTATCACCTAATTAAATAACTGTGCATAGAATGGGAAGGTATTCTGTTTCctatt
This genomic stretch from Diospyros lotus cultivar Yz01 chromosome 1, ASM1463336v1, whole genome shotgun sequence harbors:
- the LOC127795513 gene encoding E3 UFM1-protein ligase 1 homolog; this translates as MDEELLELQRQFEFAQQAKSSLRLSERNVVELVRKLQELQILDSNLLHTASGKEYITPEQLRLEIVAEITKLGRVSLIDLADTTGVDLYHVEKQAHHVVSNDSSLMLINGEVISNSYWDDVAEEINERLQECSQIALAELAAQLQVGSELIATVLEPRIGTLVKGRLEGGQLFTPAYVARVNAMVRGAARGITVPMNLSALWSSLQLLLQQMDGASGVAVESSFFQTLFNGLVKDGEILGSLRAGVHWTPAVFAIAQKESVDSFFAQNSFISYDFLHKLGIPQPLQYLQSKYPEGIPLDSIFVHPSTTEMLDAAVEDAIERNSWIDSLSVLPASFGSLDASKVLSLCRSVQAALKSNKAILLGDSYVCSTGFVKDLFDRMEKEMETFCFSGSPGSRFDDPHSTKEANAGNELGSSLLEFNEAGKESSVNIQGFEKGTKKKKGKSVGSAKTGNAETGAEDKEPVPAKSRKNQRKGKDTFSLQVLDAKSGAKKELDKMKEENPSLSEERLIQKILSEVPEFEEQDDPETILRPLVNHLRPMLLNSWKERKKAAFTENAQGMKRVIDNLQRKIDEAFLNMQLYEKALDLFEDDQSTSVILHRHLLRTTATFIADSVLLNLDIHNKLKNGIEVEESQKSESTLLSSGERISHAKSLPGPLSVKAVALVESLEGKRVETFTTALRAVAEESGLTLKKLDKKLERTLLHSYRKDLITQISAETDPVTLLPKVVSLIYMQVYSKALQAPGRAISIAVSQLKEKLDDSAYKILMDYHSATVALLALMSSAPDDDEGCASDRILSKRELLEGLMPALKGLVLSSSKS